Below is a genomic region from Rosa chinensis cultivar Old Blush chromosome 5, RchiOBHm-V2, whole genome shotgun sequence.
GAGAATCCCAAATATGAATTGATCTTCCATCTCCAACTTGCCATCTAACACCTTTTTGTAaaaccttcaaagcctcaaaaATCCCTCTCCAACACGCTGAAGGAGAAGAGGTCAGTTCAGCATCCCATAGTTCACCATTAGGAAAATACTTAGCTCTATACAAACAAACAAGAAGAGAATGAGGTTGACGTAGCATGAAATATTAAACAACATCCAATGATGAACTGGAATAAACAAAAGGATGAGATATTAAACAACATTATACAAACAATCTGTCACATCCATGCTCTCATGCCTATAGTTGCTAAGTTCAAAAATCTTGTCTCAAAAGACTTAAACTTGACTGCTTAATTCTGAATAAAGTACTAATGCATAACTTGATAGTTTAAGACCAATTTATGATGCATCACAATTTGTTTGTTCTGAATAACCATATCTTCTTGGTATGATATAGTAAAGGGAAACAATAAGCTTGCTATGAGTTTAGAATGCTACaaaatgcacaatttaattcatgATCGAGACATATGGCATCATTGAAGAAAATAGAACAATAAGAGAGAGTTATAGCTATATTATGGAAGCAGAGCATCATAAAAGTCATAAATTGTTATGCCTAAATCAATCTATAGGGTCACTGAATATATAATATAATcatagtatatataaacaacaatATATAGATAAGGTACAAAAGGAGAGTAGTATTGTTTCAATCCTAATATACGAGTGCAACATTATTTGAATCCTAATATACCAGCAAAATCAGAATCACTcataaacaaatgaaaataaccAAAAACTTGAGATTTCAACCTTAGGCCAAAAGTGTCACTGTTGCATGCTATCAACTGCCTACGCAGTTTAGCAACCAGTCATTTCTTTTATGGTGACTAAACTATCCACCAGAAATGTATGTCCCAAATGTTAGTTCAGTATCATCTGAATGTTTATTGATGTATACATGCAAACTCAAATAGCCAAATGTTTGATCACTGACGTCTTTGGAAATCAGagtcaaattaaattttaagCTAATTTGAGTTATAGTTTTCTGTTAACAAATGAATCAATTCATGCATTTACACAACAACCACTTTGATGGCAGGAAGTATAAGATGCatgaaataatcaagaaaacacCTTTAGTTTGCATATAACTTTACAGACACGGCTACTTTGGCAGCATAATGTAATACAATGTAAATGCAGCAGTTTCTGGTCTTACACTTAAGATTGACCAATTGTTAGATAGTCCAAGTCACAAACACGTATACTTTGGTAGCATAATGTAATACAGTAATATACACTATAGATATATGTTATGAATGAACATAATGATCCAAATGCTATTGAGAtataatcaaaactcaaaactttgaTCATCCATAATGTATCATGCATTCGTAAATCacacaaatataatttgcagcaAAAAGTGTAAACTGAATGCACCAATATAAGACTCAAAAGTTACTGAGAGAATAAGTAATTGACCAAGAACTTACTCCCACTGTTCCTCAGTTTACATTTTTTGATACAATATGAGAAGCAGATTTTAAGAGAACTCGATAAATATACAATTTGGGACAATCAAAATCAagtacaagaagaaaataactatgataataaaaacacatatacatgtatatttTCCCcctgtttttattatttattgaaCAAGAATTTAAAATGATGACCCATAGATGAGAGTAGTCTAAACTATATCTCATAtgacaaaacaaatataaacaataTCAATACTAAGACATTGAAGTTTACTGTATTGCTCTCCTATATGTGCATTACCAATTGTCAGAAATTACACTGTTCTACTGCTATAAATCTATCTTAGCTTGAACACATGTAAACAAAGATTTCTATGTAAAAATATGTAGGAGTGCAGCAGTGATTGTAATTAGCATTTAGGATTGAAATATCATATATATCCTATGTATGCATATTGTATAAACTTTATGATATATAAAGCAATATAAATGAAATCACGTGCATCATCAGATTATGTATCCAGGCTTGGGATTGAAGTCGCTATATCAATCCTGTATCTGCAGAATACATAAATAACATAATACAAACATAACAGACTTATATACGTGAACTATATTTAGGATTGCAGTAGTAAACGCATAGTATAGTAGGATTGCAGAAACATATCTATCCTAATATTTGAATGAACTATTTAGGAGTGATATACTAGTCGTATCCTAATATAGAACTAAAACATCATATCTATCCTGATATCGGCAATGTATATAAATTGTACATATGTGAAGGAGTCTTACATGATGCACTTGAATCATTCATCTTAGTCTTGTACTCTCAAGTTCAACTCAATGTCACTTTACCATTTTCCAAAATTTAAGTCATTCTGTAGTGCAACTTGATTGATGCTCAAAGGAAAATGCACAGGTGTATATGAAGTTGATCAATAAAATCATTCTAGTTTACCACAATACTAGAATTATCTGTATAtcccaaataaaatgaaaatattaatGATTTAAACATTCATTTCACACCAAATGCATATGTTCAGAAAATAGAACTCAACCATTTTCAAGATTTTGACATCCTTTGGGGTGTACTCATCTTTAATGATATCTGAATGTTTAATTTTCATCATATACATCAAGAGCCAAATGTTTGATACCAGACTTCTTTGAAAATAAGgatcaaattaaattttaagttgcTTGATTTTATTGTTGAAAACCAAACAAGACAATTGATCTCCTTTACACTAAGCCATTTTGACAGCATTTAGCATCTAAGAAGATTTAATTGACTTTATATCAACAATGTGATCATGACCTATCTGAAAGCCATTTACTGAAATATGGATGTATATATGCAGAAAATGAACTCTTCTATTTTCAAGATTTGTTGAGTACTATTCTCTAATAGTTCTAAATGTTCATTCACCTAATATATACAAGATTATGAAACCAAATGTTTGATGCAAAATTTCTTTGAAAATTAggatcaaatttaattttaagtttcataatctcttttttgatgaaattgaagacAGTTtcattgctatctatgtgaAACTATCTTGATAGCATTTTTCATATGCAAAATGCAACTGACTTCATTCTACACATTTCATCAGTGTATCTGATCCTTTAGAATCTTCGTATATGCATGAGACCACTTTGGCAGCACACCACATATGaagttttcaaaattaataTCAGAAACTTTAAACATGCATATCCATCATTTAGCATTTCAAAATAATGTGAAATACCTAAATATGTACTCAGATGAATATAATGTAATCTTCATATGAAATAGAGGTCCTGTATTGAATCAATTAAGGGTGCTATAAGAGTTACGTACCTTTGACTAAACTTAATAAGCTGATATCAGAAAATTTCTGTGACTGACTCCTGAACttggaaattcataactaatccTAGAAAATTCCGTTTTGGGTGATTCTAGCTCCCAATGACTCTCTAAGATGTCTACTAAAACTCTTTAGAAGAAACCAACCTCAAATTCTCAGTGCATCTATACAGTTTTGCAAAAGTAAGTGACTGGGttgaaattccagaaaatctgaaAGTGGCTAAAATctctttctttggccaaaaaccTTTTCATCACTCAATTTTCTAACCAAGAAAAGTATTGTGATTTCTAAGCAATGTTCTGAGGCTATTGCTCAGATTGAAAGTACATCAATTAACCGTGATACAATGCTCAATATGTAATGTAGGAATGTCAAAGTCATAATTGATCTTGTTGCTGACCATTAAGTCAACAATTATCTCTAACCATATAAACACTTGGACATATATAGCAACTAAGACAATTAAAATAGCAACAACATTTGTCAAGatctatcatgcaaatcatGCAAATATAATTGACTATGAATTTTGGTTAATTCTGAGTATGACATTATACAGATCAACACTTGCTAGATAATTAAGATGACTATGCCAAATATAAGATTGTAAATCAACAGCAACATGATTCAAAGCCAAAATATAATCTGTagcaaattaaatattaaagtCAAAACTGATAAGAGTATGTGATACCAATACCAACATGATGCAATTTCAAAATCCATTTATGCTTCTCCAAGATCCACTCATCAGTTATAATCCAAGTAATACATAAACACATACCAACTAAACTAGCCACACAGCAACAATGTAAGTAGCATGCATTACTATcaaacaaccaaataaaattatAGTTTCACTATAATGCCTCAAGGGAACTCACCAAATCGAAGACTGATAATTTGGATACATATCTTATCTGCTCATAAAGCAAGACCTGGATCGACATACACCAACTTGGTAGAAGGCACTATTTAGTGATCAACTGAAGTGATAGAACTCGGTGGTTGCCTTAATTGCTCTCTCATTTTCTCCTCCTCTCAAAGAATGAGGGTAATGGATAATAAATTTGGGAGAACCCAATTTCACTTGCATCAATCCAGAGCAAATTGGATTTGCAAATGTGagagcgtgcatatgtggataAATGCATTAGatatgcaatatatatatatatatatatatatatatatatatatatatgccttctccactgcggacgtccgcagttttTCATTGGTGCCGATTTCCAATTTTGACCCACTTtcagatcatattttcacatcttaaccgttcagtttataggtcctaatgtatagatcacctctgcaaaatttcagccaaattggtgatcgttaaggcatccaaaactgcaatttacaacaatgtacacgaacggttccggttctgcagattcggtccgttcgtgtaaattgctgttttggatgccttaacgatcaccaatttagctgaaattttgtagagatgatctatacattaggacctaaaaactgaacggctaagatgtgcaaaatgtgatcggaaagtggggaaaaaatggaaatccgcaccttttttcttaggtgcggatatccgcacctgagaatgattctatatatatatatatatatataactgcatatatatatatatatatatatatatatatatatataactgcaTGCGGattatatatatgaacatgaAATCCCCAGAAATCGGTTGTAAAGTAAGTTTAATTGAATATCAGTAACATGTAACTCATCTAAAGATAGTGAgatctgataccaattgttagaagTTACACAAAATGAGTACTATAAACTATCTCAGAATAAGCACATGTAAACACATATACTGCAGTTTGCAGATTAGTATTGCTGTTGTAGTCGCATCCTAATTTAGGACTGCAACCCTATATCTATCTTAATGTCTGCAAATTAACATGAACAGAAGATCAGTTATGACAAATATAAGATTGATATGTTGTTCTGATCCTAAGTTAGGATGCGTATGACATTGCAATCCTATGACACAgtaagtacatatatatatcgCACCAAGCAatataaattgaaatcaaagataaagagattgtagagatACTAACTAGATTCACTACTCCTTGCATTGTTCTTCTCCTAGATTCACCCTTGATCTCATATTGTTAATGGGACAATTCGATTGAGGTGTGGTGCTCTAGCAGGGATCAATGCAGGCGTTGTTTATTCTTTATATCAGACAAAACAGTTATGCAGTTCCATCCATTAAGGAACTGCTGCATAACTTCCTTATCATTGTCAGATTGGATTGATATTGATAACCAcaccatttgaaattcaaattcaaacagatttcaatatatataaaactATTTTCGATTACAAGTTTATATATACAACGTATTAGTATTTATTTGAACTCTAAACTTCTAAAAAATATCATCTTAATTAGACAATGCTGATGTCTAGTTCTAATAAGGCTTTACAGAGTACCCATATCTTTCTTATTAAGATTGAAACAGGTGTGTATGAAGTATGAACATAGAGAAGGCAGTGAGACTTTGTTATCCTTCTTGGGGGGTTGTATGCACTAATGCATTTAGAGTCGAAAGTTTCGTATGAGAGCAAGAAACCGATATTTTTCAGCAGGATTTAGAACATGTGTCGCATGACACGTTTCACATAGTTTTCTGTTCTCTGACCAATATCCATTTTTTCAACACAGGAAAATGTTTAGCTCCTTACGTGAACAAATCATTATTTCATACTCTCTTAAAGTGTGTGTTTATatctatattttctattttctcatTGTTAGTTTTGTAAAATGTCCAACGGGTAAAATTATGGTATCTGAATTATTACAAAATGCGCTTTTTAGTACCTATAAATGTTTAGAAAGTCTAGTAGTACATGTACTATCCCTCAGTTAACCtagtttattgggtattattgccccccaataatatccAATAAACttgccccccccccaataaacattttattgcctccaataaaaatttattggggggtCCTAGCGGGTGTCTAAAAATTAATGTGGATAGGGCATTTAACGCTGAAGATGGAAGTGATGGAGGTATTGGAGTAGTAGTTTGGAAAGATGTTGGCATTGGTATTGCTGCTTTGGCTAAATCTTTCCTACATGCACACTCGATCCTGAATATGGAAGCGGAGGTGTGTAGGGCTGGTTTACTTCTTGGTATTCACCAAGGTTGGACGGACATAGATATTGAAAGCGACTATGCCATCCTAATTGCAAGGAGAAGAATTTCTCTGAGTTAAGTCGAGTTTTAGATAATTGTAAATAGTATTTGGGCGCTTTTCAATCAGTTAGAGTTCAAcatatttaccgtgaagcaaattGTGTAGCAGATAGACTAGCTCACCTTGCTAGGAATAGTGTTATTAATGAGGTTTGGTTAGATGAGATGCCTGCAAtcattcaggatgttctctacgagGATATGTGTAACTGCTCTTATGTAGCTCGGGGTCCAGGTTTTATGTCCTTCCCGATGCAAAACtctactattaatataataaatggaaccgggagTGGGGATGAGCTTCTCAGCTACACTGGGTTCTaaaacccctttaaaaaaaatttaaaaaaaaattattggggggtaataaaagtctccaaCGACCTCTTTGCGAACTTCCGGCAACCTCctgaccggtgaccggagtccAGCAACCTGTTTTATTGCTCTCCAATAAtgcccaataaacattttattgctcTGCAATAAactttattaccccccaataaatttATTTGGagtaataaaagtctccggtGACCTCTTTGGGAAGCTCCAGTTGGTGACCAGATTTCGGCGACCGATTATCGGAGTCTTGCTACTGGTGACTGGATTCCGTCGACAGGTGATGGGAGTCTGGCAAAGTCTCCAatgattttttaattatttgaagggcaaacttgtctttttacatttaaattggaTAAGTGGGCACACAAATCTTTTAGTAGAGTAAGCGGGCATTTGTTGAGCTCAAATTGGATAAATGGTCAAGAGCCCTTAAACTTTTAAGTACTtttgcttgtgtttgtttgtttgttttttttttttttataaattttttttatgaaaatgtTAATGTATATTAATTTGGGTAAACTAATGAGATAATTTTTTTCTCGAATAACTAATATCATTAATCAATGGAAGCGATAGGTAAATCTAAATATTCACTAAAATTTAATTCTTGCTCTTTCTATTTATAACccaatttaatttattttaatttagttcaataatttttaaaaaaaataaaaaattgtaaaaaaaacaacatatttttcataattttatCCCTACTTCAATGAAAGTACTAAAAGGGCTAACCAATGGATAATACAAGTACTACTAGACCCAAGGGTGTAGTTACACACTGGTTTTGGTTGGGTACTGCTCActccaaattttgaaaaaaaaaaaaacatatttgtatcttaattttagtttaaaaaattaaatattaaaaaatagcCCGCCCCAAATTTctaaactttttttcttttttaaagaggatcaaatgttttcactcctaccctcatggtgactcgaacctatCACCTCGATCTTAGATAATGAGGGCTCTAATCACTGAGCTAACCCCAAATTTCTAAACTTAGTCTatatgttatttcttttctttttttgctcaTATATATGTTATTTCCTTTTGAGAAGTAAGTTGATCATTTATGAGTCTAATGTACCTCATCAGGATGTGCTAAAGAATGTGACTACTTTTTCTAAGTTATATTGAGGATgttttaaaacaaaaagatcATAGAGATATCAAATGATTGATCAGTTTAATTCATCTTGTTTTGACTTTGCTAGTTTCTACAGCAACTGCAGAAATAACATTTTCAGCCATGAAACATATCAAAACAACATTGCGCAATAAGATGAAGAATGACTTTTGGCTGATAACATGATTTTCCACATTGAAAAAAGAGTTCGCTAAGAATCATGACACAGATTCAATAACTAAACTTTTGTTATCGAATTTTGCTTCTAGTCAAGTGCGCAGGTACAATTTGGGTAGGTATGTTCTCTAGTCGTAGACTTTTGTTATTAAATTTCTATCAAATGTtataatgttgatttttttttaaatcaattagttatttgattatttgatatGTATTTAATTTATGATGTGATTTAGTAAGAAATGAATAAAATAGGTTACtagtaaaatttaaaaacaaaaagtaaacttttattaaatttttttttttttgcctagtGCCATTTGGTCTACTGGTATAAATATCTCATTTGTAAATGAGAGGTTTTGAGTTCGACTCATAATAGACTAGTtgtttatttgatcaaaaatttttttttttagatcacCCCGTTCTAAAATCACAACTCGGCAATTGACTAGACTCTGTAAAAATTTATAGATTATACTACGAAAAATCTGGTACCATACAAAGATTTTATCATAGACTATAAATTATTAGATATTTCATGGCCGATGGTGGGTGGCCAACTTCCACTCAATCAATATAAAAATCTACTATTAATGGTAGTCTGAAAAGTATAGCATGTTCTCTTTGACAAGAAATCACCTTTTTTCGGATACAGACAAGAATCATAAGTGAGTTGTGAAAGATTCTATTTGAGCTCATGTTTTCATCATTTGGAGAAAGTAGGTGCATTTGTGACCGTTCATGGCTAGTAGTAGCCGCCTGGCGTTAATTTGCTTACTCTTCTTTTCATGCTTGTGGAGATCTCTTGCTGCAAGAAGAGATGCACTGAAACCAGGTGATACGCTCAATTCCTCGAGCTCCTTAGTTTCTGAAACAGGTAAGTTCAGTTTGGGGTTCTTCCAAAATGGAATGTCGAAATCCAGTTATCTAGCAATCTTCCACACCAATACTGGAAATTCTATAAATTATGCATGGATTGCCAACCGAAAAACACCTATTCTATACCCAACAGGAGTTCTTACCTTGGATAAGAACAACACCTTGAAAATTACCCGAAGTGGTGGTGATCCTCTGCTTATTTACTCTGCTTCAGGAAGTACTACCAATAATTCCAATATTGTTGCTACCCTTTTGGATTCTGGCAATTTCATTCTACAGCAAGTGAACTCCGACGGATCAACGAAGAGGGTTTTGTGGCAAAGTTTTGATCATCCCGGAGACACCCTATTGCCAGGTATGAAGTTAGGTGTTGATTATAAAAATGGTCACATTCGGTCACTTTCATCGTGGACTGGTCTGTACAGTGTAGAACCGGGGGCTTTCACTCTCGATTGGGACCCCGGTGAGCACCAGTTGAAGATCAAGGAACGAGGGAAGGTTTGTTGGAGTAGTGGTGTCTTTAGCAATGGAAGATTCAAGTTTGTATTACCTGATGATGATTCCAAGAAGTTGAGATACAATTTTAGCATTGTTTCGAATGAGAATGAAGACTACTTTACTTATACTTATGTTGGTGATCAAAGTGATGCATCACAATGGGTGCTGAACGCCATGGGGCGACTACATGACTTCGATGAAAAGATTGATATTGCGCGAGCAGATTACTGTTACGGCTATAACAGTGATGGAGGGTGCGCGAGATGGGAGCAGCCAAGTTGCAGACATGTGGGTGATAAATTTGTGCTAAAAATTGGTTACTTTCGAGAAATGACCAGCTCTAATTCAATATATACGAGTGATTCAAATACGACTCTGGGATATAGTGATTGTATGACTACTTGTTGGAACACTTGTGGCTGCCTTGGATTCAACTTTCTGCTTAATAATCTGACTGGATGCCAGTACTGGAGTGGAAACTGGGAGTTCATCGAAGAGATCACTGATGACGATTCAcgggtttttgtttatacaacAAAGTCGACTCCCAATATCAAAGGTAAGTCTATTAATCTTTTGAGCTCTCAGAAACTGTTAGCAAGTAGTTATCAATTTCATACGGATATAACATTGTTCCACAGGTTGTACATGGACAGATGACAAAATTTAGTAATTGAATGATCCTAATTAAGTGTAAGAAAATAAATTCGGAGGATTGAGACAAGAGGGTAAAGTTCACATTTCAAATATCTAGTACACCATTTCATTAAAACAAGAATTCACCTCATGATATGATCTAGATTGACAGTCTAGTATATATGTGATATTACATATCTATGGCATTCCGGAATGTTCTGTCTGAAAACATTTGTAGTACTTTAGGGATAGTCAAACTAAGTGCTTGTATTTTGATTATAACTAAATAGCTTATATGTATACTATGCAGTACATGAGTGGAGATGGATTGGCACTGGTCTTGGGTTTGCTGTACTGGTAATGATGTTTTGCATTATCTGTTATCtactgaaaagaagaaaatttttaATTTCAGGTATTTTTCTTATGCATTGGGTGCTTGAATTTCACATGTTTGACAATAGTGGTTGCTAAAAATTGACATCTTGATTTTTATTTCATTGATGATCTAAATAGCTGAGAACAGGAGAAAGATTCAGAATGAGTTGCTGAACCTAATGAAATCTAATAGACCTACTGATGTGAACGGAGTTCAAAATGACGGAAAGATGGAACAACAAGATTTAAGTGTCTTTAGCTATGCGTCTTTAATGACTGCCACATGCAACTTCTCTGAGGAAAACAAGCTCGGACAAGGGGGTTTTGGTCCTGTTTATAAGGTACTTGAATAACGAAATTAATTCTCTATGAATGTTAATAGCTGAATAGTATGACAGTGTTTCTTATTGATCATGGTGTGACATATTATAGATTATTGATTCAGGGAAAATTGGTGACAGGACAAGAAATAGCTGTGAAGAGGCTTTCAGAACGTTCACGACAGGGAACAGTGGAGTTTAAAAATGAACTGAGACTCATATATGAACTCCAACATACAAATCTTGCTCAGCTTTTTGGATTTTGCATTCATGGAGATGAGAGGATGTTAATATATGAGTACATGCCAAACAGAAGTTTGGATTACTATTTATTTGGTATGCAAAATCTTGACTTAAGAttagttattcatttcattTTCCCTAACTAGCTAAATAGTAATCACAcaacaatataaatatatgCATTGCCCAGCTTAACTGTATATGTTCGAACAGATTCAACCAGAGCTCTGTTTCTAGATTGGAGGACTCGTTTCAGTATAATCGAAGGAATCGCTCAAGGATTGCTTTACTTGCACAAGTACTCAAGAATGCAAGTAATTCATAGAGATTTGAAACCTAGTAACATTCTACTTGATGAAAATATGAATCCCAAGATTTCTGATTTTGGTATGGCAAGGATCTTCACCCATAATGAACGGGAAGCAAATACTAAGACTAAGAGGATTGTTGGGACATAGTAAGTGAACAGTAGTTCTTTTGTTGGTAACCATTATTCACTTGCATTCTCATAGTTTACGACtaagaactttttctttttgatgttGTACACAGTGGTTACATGTCTCCAGAGTATGCTATGGGGGGAATTTTTTCCGTAAAATCCGATGTGTATAGTTTTGGAGTGTTGGTGCTTGAAATCATTAGTGGTAGGAGAAACACGAGCTTCTATGATGACGAACGCGTGGTCAATACAGTAGGATATGTATGTGCATTAATTTCACTTATCCAAAATAATTCCAAATACACTGTTTTAATAGCCTGATGATCACATATTGTTCTTGCTTGATCTGCAGGCATGGGAGTTATGGAATGAAGGTGCAGAGTTAGCATTCAAGGATCCAACACTAGGTGATTCATTTCATGAGGATCAATTTTTGAGATGCATTCATGTTGGTCTGCTATGCGT
It encodes:
- the LOC112165179 gene encoding G-type lectin S-receptor-like serine/threonine-protein kinase At1g67520 isoform X1; amino-acid sequence: MASSSRLALICLLFFSCLWRSLAARRDALKPGDTLNSSSSLVSETGKFSLGFFQNGMSKSSYLAIFHTNTGNSINYAWIANRKTPILYPTGVLTLDKNNTLKITRSGGDPLLIYSASGSTTNNSNIVATLLDSGNFILQQVNSDGSTKRVLWQSFDHPGDTLLPGMKLGVDYKNGHIRSLSSWTGLYSVEPGAFTLDWDPGEHQLKIKERGKVCWSSGVFSNGRFKFVLPDDDSKKLRYNFSIVSNENEDYFTYTYVGDQSDASQWVLNAMGRLHDFDEKIDIARADYCYGYNSDGGCARWEQPSCRHVGDKFVLKIGYFREMTSSNSIYTSDSNTTLGYSDCMTTCWNTCGCLGFNFLLNNLTGCQYWSGNWEFIEEITDDDSRVFVYTTKSTPNIKVHEWRWIGTGLGFAVLVMMFCIICYLLKRRKFLISAENRRKIQNELLNLMKSNRPTDVNGVQNDGKMEQQDLSVFSYASLMTATCNFSEENKLGQGGFGPVYKGKLVTGQEIAVKRLSERSRQGTVEFKNELRLIYELQHTNLAQLFGFCIHGDERMLIYEYMPNRSLDYYLFDSTRALFLDWRTRFSIIEGIAQGLLYLHKYSRMQVIHRDLKPSNILLDENMNPKISDFGMARIFTHNEREANTKTKRIVGTYGYMSPEYAMGGIFSVKSDVYSFGVLVLEIISGRRNTSFYDDERVVNTVGYAWELWNEGAELAFKDPTLGDSFHEDQFLRCIHVGLLCVEENGADRPTMLEVISMLTSENMSLPTPTKPAFCRERRGVRTGTVGKVSENVSINTMSNSDYDVR
- the LOC112165179 gene encoding G-type lectin S-receptor-like serine/threonine-protein kinase CES101 isoform X2, whose amino-acid sequence is MASSSRLALICLLFFSCLWRSLAARRDALKPGDTLNSSSSLVSETGSTTNNSNIVATLLDSGNFILQQVNSDGSTKRVLWQSFDHPGDTLLPGMKLGVDYKNGHIRSLSSWTGLYSVEPGAFTLDWDPGEHQLKIKERGKVCWSSGVFSNGRFKFVLPDDDSKKLRYNFSIVSNENEDYFTYTYVGDQSDASQWVLNAMGRLHDFDEKIDIARADYCYGYNSDGGCARWEQPSCRHVGDKFVLKIGYFREMTSSNSIYTSDSNTTLGYSDCMTTCWNTCGCLGFNFLLNNLTGCQYWSGNWEFIEEITDDDSRVFVYTTKSTPNIKVHEWRWIGTGLGFAVLVMMFCIICYLLKRRKFLISAENRRKIQNELLNLMKSNRPTDVNGVQNDGKMEQQDLSVFSYASLMTATCNFSEENKLGQGGFGPVYKGKLVTGQEIAVKRLSERSRQGTVEFKNELRLIYELQHTNLAQLFGFCIHGDERMLIYEYMPNRSLDYYLFDSTRALFLDWRTRFSIIEGIAQGLLYLHKYSRMQVIHRDLKPSNILLDENMNPKISDFGMARIFTHNEREANTKTKRIVGTYGYMSPEYAMGGIFSVKSDVYSFGVLVLEIISGRRNTSFYDDERVVNTVGYAWELWNEGAELAFKDPTLGDSFHEDQFLRCIHVGLLCVEENGADRPTMLEVISMLTSENMSLPTPTKPAFCRERRGVRTGTVGKVSENVSINTMSNSDYDVR